Proteins encoded within one genomic window of Setaria italica strain Yugu1 chromosome IV, Setaria_italica_v2.0, whole genome shotgun sequence:
- the LOC101766494 gene encoding uncharacterized protein LOC101766494 isoform X1 yields the protein MLPPSPEAGATEARLSALLAARGVRDFAFRHVPANYYDRPLEERRGLLRADSVAQVNTQATADVVDCSNPKNSKYYVVVVQKKFQVAVEKRWSEKLKVVVVKRWQASFRIRTSLLNLLRSLNKQRTCLAARCSVDSEGDHADGKEDQEAHQGDQQDVLEKKIEDGGLHCSVRPQ from the exons ATGCTTCCTCCATCTCCGGAGGCGGGAGCTACGGAGGCGCGGCTCTCGGCCCTCCTGGCCGCGCGCGGCGTGCGGGATTTCGCCTTCCGACACGTACCCGCGAACTACTACGACCGTCCCCTTGAGgagcgccgcggcctcctccgtGCCGACTCGGTCGCTCAG GTGAACACCCAAGCCACTGCAGATGTTGTTGACTGCAGCAAtccaaaaaattcaaaatactatgttgttgttgttcag AAGAAGTTTCAGGTAGCAGTGGAGAAGAGATGGTCGGAGAAGCTTAAGGTAGTGGTAGTGAAGAGATGGCAGGCTTCATTCAGAATTCGGACATCCCTTCTCAATCTGCTGCGGAGCCTGAACAAGCAGAGGACATGCCTTGCAGCAAGATGTTCAGTAGACTCTGAGGGTGATCATGCTGATGGCAAGGAGGATCAGGAAGCCCATCAGGGTGATCAGCAAGAtgtgttggaaaaaaaaatagaggatGGAGGATTGCATTGCTCTGTTAGGCCACAGTGA
- the LOC101766494 gene encoding uncharacterized protein LOC101766494 isoform X2 → MLPPSPEAGATEARLSALLAARGVRDFAFRHVPANYYDRPLEERRGLLRADSVAQVNTQATADVVDCSNPKNSKYYVVVVQFQVAVEKRWSEKLKVVVVKRWQASFRIRTSLLNLLRSLNKQRTCLAARCSVDSEGDHADGKEDQEAHQGDQQDVLEKKIEDGGLHCSVRPQ, encoded by the exons ATGCTTCCTCCATCTCCGGAGGCGGGAGCTACGGAGGCGCGGCTCTCGGCCCTCCTGGCCGCGCGCGGCGTGCGGGATTTCGCCTTCCGACACGTACCCGCGAACTACTACGACCGTCCCCTTGAGgagcgccgcggcctcctccgtGCCGACTCGGTCGCTCAG GTGAACACCCAAGCCACTGCAGATGTTGTTGACTGCAGCAAtccaaaaaattcaaaatactatgttgttgttgttcag TTTCAGGTAGCAGTGGAGAAGAGATGGTCGGAGAAGCTTAAGGTAGTGGTAGTGAAGAGATGGCAGGCTTCATTCAGAATTCGGACATCCCTTCTCAATCTGCTGCGGAGCCTGAACAAGCAGAGGACATGCCTTGCAGCAAGATGTTCAGTAGACTCTGAGGGTGATCATGCTGATGGCAAGGAGGATCAGGAAGCCCATCAGGGTGATCAGCAAGAtgtgttggaaaaaaaaatagaggatGGAGGATTGCATTGCTCTGTTAGGCCACAGTGA
- the LOC101766494 gene encoding uncharacterized protein LOC101766494 isoform X3, with product MLPPSPEAGATEARLSALLAARGVRDFAFRHVPANYYDRPLEERRGLLRADSVAQVNTQATADVVDCSNPKNSKYYVVVVQVAVEKRWSEKLKVVVVKRWQASFRIRTSLLNLLRSLNKQRTCLAARCSVDSEGDHADGKEDQEAHQGDQQDVLEKKIEDGGLHCSVRPQ from the exons ATGCTTCCTCCATCTCCGGAGGCGGGAGCTACGGAGGCGCGGCTCTCGGCCCTCCTGGCCGCGCGCGGCGTGCGGGATTTCGCCTTCCGACACGTACCCGCGAACTACTACGACCGTCCCCTTGAGgagcgccgcggcctcctccgtGCCGACTCGGTCGCTCAG GTGAACACCCAAGCCACTGCAGATGTTGTTGACTGCAGCAAtccaaaaaattcaaaatactatgttgttgttgttcag GTAGCAGTGGAGAAGAGATGGTCGGAGAAGCTTAAGGTAGTGGTAGTGAAGAGATGGCAGGCTTCATTCAGAATTCGGACATCCCTTCTCAATCTGCTGCGGAGCCTGAACAAGCAGAGGACATGCCTTGCAGCAAGATGTTCAGTAGACTCTGAGGGTGATCATGCTGATGGCAAGGAGGATCAGGAAGCCCATCAGGGTGATCAGCAAGAtgtgttggaaaaaaaaatagaggatGGAGGATTGCATTGCTCTGTTAGGCCACAGTGA
- the LOC105914180 gene encoding uncharacterized protein LOC105914180 codes for MEGIMAHAPEDPVRAENESEDDFNARGSNPRVYHRQKYLRKMESQFIGSSKVYASTFIKRLVTMKYTGGGIREHILRMSNMASKLKPMDMELKDEFIVHLIFASLPEEFEAFAVNYNSQLEKWGIEKMIAMCVQEEERLKGSHGDSINYLNQNKKRNYQNNNSKPQGKS; via the exons ATGGAGGGAATTATGGCTCATG CTCCTGAGGACCCCGTGAGGGCTGAGAACGAGAGTGAAGATGATTTCAACGCTCGG GGGAGCAATCCCAGAGTGTACCACCGCCAGAAGTACCTAAGAAAGATGGAGAGTCAGTTTATTGGCTCTTCAAAGGTTTATGCAAGCACTTTTATTAAGAGGCTTGTTACTATGAAGTATACTGGTGGTGGAATAAGGGAGCACATATTGAGAATGAGCAACATGGCTTCCAAGCTTAAGCCTATGGACATGGAGCTCAAAGATGAGTTCATAGTCCATTTGATCTTTGCCTCCCTACCCGAGGAGTTTGAGGCTTTTGCTGTTAATTACAACTCACAGCTAGAAAAGTGGGGCATTGAGAAGATGATTGCCATGTGTGTGCAAGAAGAGGAAAGACTTAAGGGCTCACATGGTGATTCTATCAATTACCTGAACCAAAATAAGAAGAGAAATTATCAGAACAATAATTCTAAGCCACAAGGGAAATCCTAG
- the LOC101767579 gene encoding protein HEADING DATE 3A: MAGGRDRDPLVVGRVVGDVLDPFTRTTNLRVSFGARTIANGCELKPSMVSHQPRVDVGGPDMRTFYTLVMVDPDAPSPSDPNLREYLHWLVTDIPGSTGAAFGQEVMCYENPRPTMGIHRFVFVLFQQLGRQTVYAPGWRQNFNTRDFAELYNLGPPVAAVYFNCQREAGSGGRRMYP; this comes from the exons ATGGCCGGCGGCAGGGACAGGGACCCGTTGGTCGTTGGTAGGGTTGTGGGCGACGTGCTGGACCCCTTCACCCGGACCACCAACCTCAGGGTCAGCTTCGGCGCCAGGACCATCGCCAACGGCTGCGAGCTCAAGCCGTCCATGGTCTCGCACCAGCCCAGGGTCGACGTCGGCGGGCCCGACATGAGGACATTCTACACCCTC GTGATGGTTGATCCGGATGCTCCTAGCCCAAGTGACCCCAACCTGAGGGAGTATTTGCACTG GCTGGTCACTGATATTCCAGGATCTACCGGGGCAGCGTTTG GGCAAGAGGTGATGTGCTACGAGAACCCTCGGCCGACCATGGGGATCCACCGCTTCGTGTTCGTGCTGTTCCAGCAGCTGGGCCGGCAGACGGTGTACGCCCCCGGGTGGCGCCAGAACTTCAACACCAGGGACTTCGCCGAGCTCTACAACCTCggcccgcccgtcgccgccgtctacTTCAACTGCCAGCGCGAggccggctccggcggcaggAGGATGTACCCCTAA